One genomic region from Frateuria soli encodes:
- a CDS encoding acyltransferase family protein translates to MSASGQAGRLASVDALRGCTVAAMLLVNDPGDWGHVYWPLEHAAWHGCTPTDLVFPFFLFVMGVSVALAILPRLEQGVAPGRLRGAALWRALRILALGLAINALAAWWLPGREMRWPGVLQRIGVCFAVVAAFAIYTPRRVWSLAIAALLAGYTVLLLAGGTLGEWDNIVDRIDGAVFGRYVWDHNPVTGQVHDPEGLPATLPAIASGLFGLCAGVWLRERQPGRLLVAGVTALALGAVWSQWMPLNKNLWTPSFVLWTGGWAMLALLAFHRLVDARGWPPLGRRFGMNAIAAYAGAELMQIALPALGWQEPLYRHLFARWITPLAGPWIASLTWAIAFVALWWAIVWAMDRRRLYLRL, encoded by the coding sequence GTGAGCGCAAGCGGCCAGGCCGGCCGGCTGGCCTCGGTGGATGCCCTGCGCGGCTGCACCGTGGCGGCGATGTTGCTGGTCAACGATCCGGGCGACTGGGGCCACGTCTACTGGCCGCTGGAACACGCCGCCTGGCACGGCTGCACGCCGACCGACCTGGTGTTCCCGTTCTTCCTGTTCGTGATGGGCGTGTCCGTGGCGCTGGCGATCCTGCCGCGGCTGGAGCAGGGCGTGGCACCCGGGCGGCTGCGCGGCGCGGCGCTGTGGCGAGCCCTGCGCATCCTCGCGCTGGGCCTGGCGATCAACGCGCTGGCGGCATGGTGGCTGCCGGGGCGCGAAATGCGCTGGCCGGGCGTGCTGCAGCGCATCGGCGTGTGCTTCGCCGTGGTGGCGGCGTTCGCGATCTACACGCCGCGCCGCGTGTGGTCGCTCGCCATCGCGGCGCTGCTGGCCGGTTACACCGTCCTGCTGCTGGCAGGCGGCACCCTGGGCGAATGGGACAACATCGTCGACCGCATCGATGGCGCGGTGTTCGGCCGGTACGTGTGGGACCACAACCCCGTCACTGGCCAGGTACATGACCCGGAAGGCCTGCCCGCCACCCTGCCGGCGATCGCCAGCGGCCTGTTCGGCCTGTGCGCGGGGGTGTGGCTGCGTGAGCGACAGCCGGGCCGACTGCTCGTTGCCGGCGTCACCGCACTGGCGCTCGGTGCGGTCTGGTCACAGTGGATGCCGCTCAACAAGAACCTGTGGACGCCCTCGTTCGTGCTGTGGACCGGAGGCTGGGCCATGCTGGCACTGCTGGCTTTCCACCGGCTCGTCGACGCGCGCGGCTGGCCACCGCTGGGCCGCCGCTTCGGCATGAACGCGATCGCCGCCTACGCCGGCGCCGAGCTGATGCAGATCGCGCTGCCCGCGCTGGGCTGGCAGGAGCCGCTGTACCGGCATCTGTTCGCCCGCTGGATCACGCCGCTGGCCGGGCCGTGGATCGCCTCGCTGACATGGGCGATCGCCTTCGTGGCGTTGTGGTGGGCCATCGTGTGGGCGATGGACCGGCGCCGGCTCTACCTCAGGCTCTGA
- a CDS encoding TonB-dependent receptor, translated as MNLQVANRPAIRRTALAIALSMGFTGLAFAQATTGSIFGDAPAAQGETVLIQNNTGFSREVAVDASGHFVANQLPLGEYTVTLRQNGQDVDSRKNVTLRVGAGTQVSFAAAGSADAQNLSAITVSANALPTIDVTGVDSRTVITAQQLAQLPLARSAESIALLAPGVVEGSGYFASNATGNTLVSFAGASVSENAYYINGMNVTDPLQGLGGITLPYGSIEQQEILTGGYGAAYGRSDGGVINQIGKRGTNEWHFGAQVQWTPKSLRSDPDNWYFPEDGSLYRYRKDNKSTVTTVSAYAGGPLIQDKLFMFASVEGEKTTGDNVAAASSGTMTTQTFHDPKWYAKLDWNITDNHILELTGASTKHEYNGNVYAYDSDTATRGEYLNTDTHTKTAAEMWIAKYTGYITDDLVISAQYGEQKTDLYTELSDFDPSLIYIAGATRQNPAYAPTGGIRNTQTVATSIDPAHQTKGTNYRFDVTYTLGDHTITAGIDNQRTQDLNDGTYIPADAGYLWQYGKAQSDTERLEAGQVDATGTYPGGAGGYYVAQYRYRTGGSVEVKQRAQYIEDSWQINDRWLVKLGLRNDQFTNYNSEGDAYLTQTKPQWAPRLGFSWDVNGDSSFKVYGNAGRYYLALPTSVALRGASASLYTRVYYTYTGIDPNTGYPTGLTPMNTVNGPGAQISSNNEYGQAPDPNTVTAKSLTAQYQDEYILGFDKQLNDAWTYGAKATYRSLKNAIDDTCNYQLFFDAADAQGLDTSGLRGCYFFNPGRGATFQLPDGNGGYGQLTLTSDQLGYQHAKRDYYALTLYLDHPFDGTWWGRVDYTFSRSYGNTEGQVKSDIGQDDIGATQDWDYPSLMEYANGRLSNDRTHQLKIYGGYQLTPEWNVSGQLTVMSGSPTSCLGAYGTDGSYPAYQGDYYHWCGGVPAPAGSAGDLSWQKRLSLGVEYRPSFADKKLAFSMNVFNVFNEQKQTMVLPDYNSGAYRLTQGMSQPRYVRFGVSYDY; from the coding sequence ATGAACTTGCAAGTTGCCAATCGCCCGGCGATCCGCCGGACGGCCCTAGCCATTGCCTTGAGCATGGGCTTTACCGGCCTCGCTTTCGCGCAGGCGACCACCGGCAGCATCTTCGGCGATGCACCGGCTGCCCAGGGCGAAACCGTCCTGATCCAGAACAACACCGGCTTCTCGCGCGAAGTCGCGGTCGATGCGTCCGGTCATTTCGTCGCCAACCAGCTGCCGCTGGGCGAGTACACCGTCACCCTGCGCCAGAACGGCCAGGACGTCGACTCGCGCAAGAACGTCACCCTGCGCGTGGGTGCCGGCACCCAGGTCTCGTTCGCCGCGGCGGGCTCGGCCGATGCCCAGAACCTGTCCGCCATCACCGTCAGCGCCAACGCGCTGCCGACGATTGACGTGACCGGCGTGGATTCGCGCACGGTCATCACCGCCCAGCAGCTGGCGCAGCTGCCGCTGGCCCGCTCGGCCGAGAGCATCGCCTTGCTGGCCCCCGGCGTGGTGGAGGGCAGCGGCTATTTCGCCAGCAACGCCACCGGCAACACCCTGGTCTCCTTCGCCGGCGCGTCGGTCAGCGAGAACGCCTACTACATCAACGGCATGAACGTCACCGACCCGCTTCAGGGTCTGGGCGGCATCACCCTGCCGTACGGCTCGATCGAGCAGCAGGAAATCCTCACCGGCGGCTACGGCGCCGCCTATGGCCGCTCCGATGGCGGCGTGATCAACCAGATCGGCAAGCGCGGCACCAACGAATGGCACTTCGGTGCCCAGGTGCAGTGGACGCCCAAGTCGCTGCGTTCGGACCCGGACAACTGGTACTTCCCGGAAGACGGTTCGCTGTACCGCTACCGCAAGGACAACAAGAGCACGGTCACGACCGTGAGCGCCTACGCCGGCGGTCCGCTGATCCAGGACAAGCTGTTCATGTTCGCGTCGGTGGAAGGCGAGAAGACCACCGGCGACAACGTCGCCGCGGCCTCCTCCGGCACCATGACCACTCAGACCTTCCACGATCCGAAGTGGTACGCCAAGCTCGACTGGAACATCACCGACAACCACATCCTCGAGCTGACCGGCGCGTCGACCAAGCACGAGTACAACGGCAACGTCTACGCGTACGACAGTGACACCGCAACCCGCGGTGAATACCTGAACACGGACACGCACACCAAGACCGCGGCCGAAATGTGGATCGCCAAGTACACCGGCTACATCACCGACGACCTGGTGATCAGCGCCCAGTACGGCGAGCAGAAGACCGACCTCTACACGGAGCTGTCCGACTTCGATCCGAGCCTGATCTACATTGCCGGTGCGACCCGCCAGAACCCGGCCTACGCGCCGACCGGTGGTATCCGCAATACCCAGACGGTCGCCACCTCGATCGATCCGGCGCACCAGACCAAGGGCACGAACTACCGCTTCGATGTGACCTACACGCTGGGTGACCACACGATCACCGCCGGTATCGACAACCAGCGCACGCAGGACCTGAACGACGGCACGTACATCCCGGCCGACGCGGGCTACCTGTGGCAGTACGGCAAGGCCCAGTCCGACACCGAGCGCCTGGAAGCTGGCCAGGTCGACGCGACCGGCACCTACCCGGGCGGCGCGGGCGGCTACTACGTGGCCCAGTATCGCTACCGCACCGGTGGTTCGGTCGAGGTCAAGCAGCGCGCTCAGTACATCGAGGACAGCTGGCAGATCAACGACCGCTGGCTGGTCAAGCTCGGCCTGCGCAACGACCAGTTCACCAACTACAACAGCGAAGGCGACGCCTACCTGACCCAGACCAAGCCGCAGTGGGCCCCGCGCCTGGGCTTCAGCTGGGACGTCAACGGTGATTCGAGCTTCAAGGTCTACGGCAACGCCGGCCGCTACTACCTTGCGCTGCCGACCAGCGTGGCGCTGCGTGGTGCGTCCGCCTCGCTGTACACCCGCGTGTACTACACCTACACCGGCATCGACCCGAACACCGGCTACCCGACCGGCCTGACCCCGATGAACACGGTCAACGGCCCTGGTGCGCAGATCTCGTCCAACAACGAGTACGGCCAGGCGCCTGATCCGAACACGGTCACCGCCAAGTCGCTGACGGCGCAGTACCAGGACGAGTACATCCTCGGCTTCGACAAGCAGCTCAACGATGCCTGGACCTACGGTGCCAAGGCGACCTACCGCAGCCTGAAGAACGCGATCGACGACACCTGCAACTACCAGCTGTTCTTCGACGCAGCGGATGCGCAGGGTCTGGATACGTCTGGCCTGCGTGGTTGCTACTTCTTCAACCCGGGCCGCGGTGCGACCTTCCAGCTGCCTGACGGCAACGGAGGTTACGGCCAGCTCACGCTGACCTCCGACCAGCTGGGTTACCAGCATGCCAAGCGCGACTACTACGCCCTGACCTTGTACCTCGACCATCCGTTCGACGGTACCTGGTGGGGTCGTGTGGACTACACCTTCTCGCGCAGCTACGGCAACACGGAAGGCCAGGTCAAGTCGGACATTGGCCAGGACGACATCGGCGCCACCCAGGACTGGGATTACCCGTCGCTGATGGAATACGCCAATGGCCGCCTGTCCAACGACCGTACCCACCAGCTGAAGATCTACGGTGGCTACCAGCTGACGCCGGAATGGAACGTGTCCGGTCAGCTGACCGTGATGTCCGGTTCGCCGACCTCCTGCCTGGGCGCCTACGGCACCGACGGCAGCTACCCGGCCTACCAGGGCGACTACTACCATTGGTGTGGTGGCGTCCCGGCTCCGGCGGGTTCGGCCGGCGATCTGTCGTGGCAGAAGCGTCTGTCGCTTGGCGTGGAGTATCGTCCGTCGTTCGCGGACAAGAAGCTCGCCTTCAGCATGAACGTCTTCAACGTGTTCAACGAGCAGAAGCAGACGATGGTCCTGCCTGACTACAACTCGGGCGCCTACCGCCTGACCCAGGGCATGTCGCAGCCGCGCTACGTGCGGTTCGGTGTGAGCTACGACTACTAA
- a CDS encoding TonB-dependent receptor, with the protein MPHRKTLLAASIVASLCLAGALHAQDADQATTGTDATAQTSNGQAGKDRIKQLSTITVTGIRGSVEKALDIKRDSNSTMEVVTAEDIGKLPAHNVADTLQRLPGVNISSSSADEGGFDEADRVSLRGTSPSLTQTLINGHGVGSADWFVLSQGNNVGRSVSYTLLPSELVSRVVVHKSSEARFQDGGTTGNVDIITRKPLDFEKQYTTNLSAGAVYADGPGKTDPQFSGLFNYRNTDGTFGVLVQAFKQKRHLRREAQEIPGGFAVIDPTSALAQSNPDLAGVRVPGLLGSTLFEQVRDRKGGLLELQFRPSDDLTLGASGFYSKMKANNYNRNFMLWGGNFATSQAPEAGYTVRDGVLTDATYAGVPGTNYVVYDMIYREASSKTQYYTLDADWNVSDNVSATFQAGTTKGIGETPRQFIAEVTAANGGGASWTTHGNSAPIDWSVGGDISPAGVTGFGTWGNQEVRAVDKENWFTADFTQFFNAGVVQSFDYGVRYAKHDREAQSPEGASPGDIWSALQNGATANYPSGFADGIGGTFPRNLWYFTPDALKSAIVANSTWLSNNDGPTGRHNYGAEWSVDEKNLAAYFQVNFEGENWSGNAGLRYVNIRQGIDTYFADTVSPDVSSLFGAWDRRHYDNKYSRVLPSANLKFNVAEDLVLRVAASQTQTLPDYSALGASSYGSDLNKTGGGGNPKLKPVISTNLDAGLEWYFMPRGLLSATAYSMNMKDYVAYGVQDQQLFSELTHQLETYQISMPINADAKVRGVELAYEQPLGKYFGVSANYTYADGSSDYTWADGSDHLLGTSKNTYNVGAYFENDTFGARVSYTRRSSFLIGLSGTNPYYQDSLGTLSASLSYKATDWLSFSLDALNLNNPTIKYYQSATIPTSFYENGRQYYLNAHLSF; encoded by the coding sequence ATGCCACATCGCAAGACGCTGTTAGCCGCAAGCATCGTCGCCAGCCTTTGCCTCGCCGGCGCGCTGCATGCCCAGGACGCAGACCAGGCCACGACCGGCACCGATGCCACCGCGCAGACGTCGAACGGCCAGGCCGGGAAGGACAGGATCAAGCAGCTGTCGACCATCACCGTCACCGGCATCCGCGGGTCGGTGGAGAAGGCGCTCGACATCAAGCGCGACTCCAACTCCACCATGGAGGTGGTCACCGCCGAGGACATCGGCAAGCTGCCGGCGCACAACGTGGCCGATACGCTGCAGCGCCTGCCGGGCGTGAACATCAGCTCCTCCAGCGCCGACGAAGGCGGCTTCGACGAGGCCGATCGCGTCAGCCTGCGCGGCACCAGCCCGAGCCTGACCCAGACCCTGATCAACGGCCACGGCGTGGGCTCGGCCGACTGGTTCGTGCTCAGCCAGGGCAACAACGTCGGCCGCAGCGTGAGCTACACGCTGCTGCCGTCCGAGCTGGTCAGCCGGGTGGTAGTGCACAAGTCGTCCGAGGCGCGCTTCCAGGACGGCGGCACCACCGGCAACGTCGACATCATCACGCGCAAGCCGCTGGACTTCGAAAAGCAGTACACCACCAACCTGAGCGCCGGCGCCGTCTACGCCGACGGTCCGGGAAAAACCGACCCGCAGTTCTCGGGCCTGTTCAACTACAGGAACACCGACGGCACGTTCGGCGTATTGGTGCAGGCGTTCAAGCAGAAGCGCCACCTGCGCCGCGAGGCACAGGAGATCCCTGGCGGCTTCGCCGTGATCGACCCGACCTCCGCCCTGGCGCAGAGCAACCCGGACCTTGCCGGCGTGCGTGTGCCGGGCCTGCTCGGTTCGACCCTGTTCGAGCAGGTGCGCGACCGCAAGGGCGGCCTGCTCGAGCTGCAGTTCCGCCCGAGCGACGACCTGACCCTGGGCGCGAGTGGCTTCTATTCGAAGATGAAGGCGAACAACTACAACCGCAACTTCATGCTGTGGGGCGGCAACTTCGCCACCAGCCAGGCGCCCGAAGCCGGCTACACGGTGCGGGACGGCGTGCTGACCGACGCCACCTACGCGGGCGTGCCCGGCACCAACTACGTCGTGTACGACATGATCTACCGCGAGGCCTCGTCCAAGACGCAGTACTACACCCTGGACGCGGACTGGAACGTCTCCGACAACGTCTCGGCCACGTTCCAGGCTGGCACCACCAAAGGCATCGGAGAGACCCCGCGCCAGTTCATCGCCGAAGTGACCGCCGCCAACGGCGGCGGCGCCAGCTGGACCACCCACGGCAACAGCGCGCCGATCGACTGGAGCGTGGGCGGCGACATCAGCCCGGCCGGCGTCACCGGCTTCGGCACCTGGGGCAACCAGGAAGTCCGCGCGGTCGACAAGGAGAACTGGTTCACCGCCGACTTCACCCAGTTCTTCAATGCCGGCGTGGTGCAGTCCTTCGACTACGGCGTGCGCTACGCCAAGCATGACCGTGAAGCGCAGTCGCCCGAGGGCGCCTCGCCGGGCGACATCTGGTCGGCGCTGCAGAACGGCGCCACCGCCAACTACCCGAGCGGCTTCGCCGACGGCATCGGCGGCACCTTCCCGCGCAACCTGTGGTACTTCACGCCGGATGCGTTGAAGAGCGCGATCGTCGCCAACTCCACCTGGCTGTCCAACAACGACGGACCCACCGGCCGCCACAACTATGGTGCCGAGTGGAGCGTGGACGAGAAAAACCTCGCCGCCTACTTCCAGGTCAACTTCGAGGGCGAGAACTGGAGCGGCAACGCCGGCCTGCGCTACGTCAACATCAGGCAGGGCATCGACACCTACTTCGCCGATACGGTCAGCCCCGACGTGAGCAGCCTGTTCGGTGCGTGGGATCGCCGCCACTACGACAACAAGTACAGCCGCGTGCTGCCCAGCGCCAACCTCAAGTTCAACGTGGCCGAGGACCTGGTCCTGCGCGTGGCCGCCTCGCAGACCCAGACCCTGCCGGACTACTCCGCGCTGGGTGCCTCCTCCTACGGTTCGGACCTCAACAAGACCGGCGGTGGCGGCAATCCGAAGCTGAAGCCGGTGATCTCGACCAACCTGGATGCGGGCCTGGAGTGGTACTTCATGCCGCGCGGCCTGCTGTCGGCCACCGCGTACTCGATGAACATGAAGGACTACGTGGCCTACGGCGTGCAGGACCAGCAGCTGTTCAGCGAACTGACCCACCAGCTGGAGACCTACCAGATCTCGATGCCGATCAACGCCGACGCCAAGGTCCGCGGCGTGGAACTGGCGTACGAGCAGCCGCTCGGCAAGTACTTCGGTGTCAGCGCCAACTACACCTACGCCGACGGCAGCTCGGACTACACCTGGGCCGATGGCAGCGACCACCTGCTGGGCACCTCGAAGAACACCTACAACGTCGGTGCGTACTTCGAGAACGACACGTTCGGCGCACGCGTCAGCTACACCCGCCGCTCGTCGTTCCTGATCGGCCTGTCCGGCACCAACCCGTACTACCAGGACAGCCTTGGCACGCTGTCGGCCTCGCTCAGCTACAAGGCGACCGACTGGCTGAGCTTCAGCCTGGACGCGCTGAACCTCAACAACCCGACCATCAAGTACTACCAGAGCGCGACCATCCCGACCTCGTTCTACGAGAACGGCCGCCAGTACTACCTGAACGCGCACCTGAGCTTCTGA
- a CDS encoding glycerophosphodiester phosphodiesterase has translation MSERPLVPRPLVIAHRGANAHLPEHTLAAYARAIADGADLIEPDLVMTRDGVLVARHENEISATTDVAAHPRFASRRTCKQIDGVAVEGWFTEDFTLAELKTLRTRERLPDLRGTAHDGQHPIATLEETIELLATEGARQGRVVGLIPEIKHGTWFQRQGLPMEQRLLDTLAAHACTRHGPVVIQSFELANLRALRARLGDRPNVRLLQLIDEPQAQPWDVAVAGGHLRYADLLTPAGLREVATWADAIGPKARAILPLQGDGRLGPPTSLVRDAHAAGLEVHAWTFRPENVFLPRALWLGADPRTRHPEGSIAEIRRHLETGIDAFFTDDSALGFVAVHQWRSWTNC, from the coding sequence ATGAGCGAACGCCCCCTCGTCCCGCGCCCTCTGGTCATCGCCCACCGCGGCGCCAACGCGCACCTGCCCGAACACACGCTGGCCGCCTATGCGCGCGCCATCGCCGATGGCGCCGACCTGATCGAGCCGGACCTGGTCATGACCCGCGACGGCGTGCTGGTCGCCCGGCACGAAAACGAGATCAGCGCGACCACCGACGTGGCCGCGCACCCGCGCTTCGCGTCGCGGCGCACGTGCAAGCAGATCGACGGCGTGGCCGTCGAAGGCTGGTTCACCGAGGACTTCACCCTCGCCGAGCTCAAGACCCTGCGCACCCGCGAGCGCCTGCCCGACCTGCGCGGCACCGCCCACGACGGGCAGCATCCGATCGCCACGCTTGAGGAGACCATCGAACTGCTGGCGACCGAGGGCGCGCGCCAGGGCCGGGTGGTCGGGCTGATCCCGGAGATCAAGCACGGCACCTGGTTCCAGCGCCAGGGCCTGCCGATGGAGCAGCGCCTGCTCGATACGCTTGCAGCGCACGCCTGCACGCGCCACGGGCCGGTGGTGATCCAGTCCTTCGAGCTGGCCAACCTGCGCGCGCTGCGCGCCCGCCTGGGCGACCGGCCCAACGTGCGCCTGCTGCAGCTCATCGACGAGCCGCAGGCGCAGCCGTGGGACGTCGCCGTCGCGGGCGGCCATCTGCGCTACGCGGACCTGCTCACGCCGGCCGGCCTGCGCGAGGTGGCGACCTGGGCCGACGCGATCGGGCCGAAAGCGCGCGCGATCCTGCCGCTGCAGGGCGATGGCCGCCTCGGCCCGCCCACGTCGCTGGTCCGCGATGCCCATGCGGCCGGGCTCGAAGTGCACGCCTGGACCTTCCGGCCGGAAAACGTGTTTCTCCCGCGCGCGCTGTGGCTTGGCGCCGACCCCCGCACGCGCCACCCGGAGGGTTCGATCGCGGAGATCCGCAGGCACCTGGAAACCGGCATCGATGCCTTCTTTACCGACGACTCCGCGCTGGGATTCGTCGCCGTGCATCAATGGCGCTCATGGACCAATTGTTGA
- a CDS encoding beta-N-acetylhexosaminidase, producing the protein MLRRTCPFRCACLLFAFALWPSRAAFAAGPPPSLIPLPAQLQLQPGRFTVDARTPLVLASHDAATRQTAQYLVDLLARTRGLKLSIASHSQDGGAPAIVLRRDPQVAVAQAGGYALDVTPTRIEVAARDDAGLFHGAVTLYQLLTPDAGQGAVTVPALAIEDWPRFAWRGLMLDSARHFQGVAEVERLIDQMAQHKLDVLHWHLTDDQGWRIQIKRYPELTRIGAWRTPPDAGHDGEPKRYGGFYTQDDIRRVVAYAAARHVTIVPELDMPGHAQAAVASYPQIGVTGKRPQVSADAGINPWLYNVDEDTFTFIDHVLDEVMALFPSQYIHVGGDEAIKDQWRASPAVQAKMRELGITSEDALQGWFIGRIGRYLAQHGRKLIGWDEILEGDNLPPGATVMSWRGIDGAIKAALLGHDVVMSPSPGLYFDHVQSDLAGEYASRYGVESLEDVYGLEVVPGVLDATQAKHVLGVQANAWTEHMPTMAHVEHQVFPRLDALSEVAWSPVASRDWPGFLARLPAQLARYRAQHVNVADSAFAVDIGVDRNVALATGKATVTLANQADFGAIHYTLDSSAPTPASPRYDAPLNLALPATVRAASFASDGTALAAPRQRVLDRASLLSLPGTALANCPGSDFRLLLQPTPDATSTQPVYAVNLFDTCQQFPPTLMDGVGAIHVDAVRLPRNFALAHEQKLVVSRPHATPFGELVVHADRCDGPVLASLALPDPAHGPRRFGLDAKLPALEGEHRLCLVYTAPTDGPLYALDRVSLETRP; encoded by the coding sequence ATGTTGCGCCGAACCTGTCCATTCCGTTGCGCGTGCCTGCTGTTCGCTTTCGCCCTGTGGCCCTCGCGCGCGGCGTTCGCCGCCGGGCCGCCGCCTTCCCTGATTCCGCTGCCCGCCCAGCTGCAGCTGCAGCCGGGCCGCTTCACCGTCGATGCGCGTACGCCGCTGGTGCTCGCCAGCCACGATGCCGCCACCCGGCAGACCGCGCAGTACCTCGTCGACCTGCTCGCGCGTACGCGCGGCCTCAAGCTGTCCATCGCCAGCCACAGCCAGGACGGTGGCGCACCCGCGATCGTGCTCAGGCGCGACCCGCAGGTTGCTGTGGCACAGGCCGGCGGCTATGCGCTCGACGTCACGCCCACGCGCATCGAAGTGGCGGCGCGCGACGATGCCGGGTTGTTCCATGGCGCGGTCACGCTCTACCAGCTGCTGACGCCCGACGCAGGGCAGGGCGCGGTGACGGTGCCGGCACTGGCCATCGAAGACTGGCCGCGCTTCGCCTGGCGCGGGTTGATGCTCGATTCGGCGCGGCATTTCCAGGGCGTGGCCGAGGTCGAGCGGCTGATCGACCAGATGGCCCAGCACAAGCTCGACGTACTGCACTGGCACCTGACCGACGACCAGGGCTGGCGCATCCAGATCAAGCGCTATCCCGAGCTGACCCGGATCGGCGCCTGGCGCACGCCGCCGGACGCCGGCCATGACGGCGAGCCGAAGCGCTACGGCGGCTTCTACACGCAGGACGACATCCGCCGGGTGGTCGCCTACGCCGCTGCACGCCACGTCACCATCGTGCCGGAACTGGACATGCCCGGCCACGCGCAGGCGGCGGTGGCCTCGTATCCGCAGATCGGCGTAACCGGCAAGCGGCCGCAGGTGTCCGCCGATGCCGGCATCAATCCCTGGCTGTACAACGTGGACGAGGACACCTTCACCTTCATCGACCACGTGCTCGACGAGGTGATGGCGCTGTTCCCGTCGCAGTACATCCACGTCGGCGGCGACGAGGCGATCAAGGACCAGTGGCGGGCCTCGCCCGCGGTGCAGGCGAAGATGCGCGAGCTGGGCATCACCAGCGAGGACGCGCTGCAGGGCTGGTTCATCGGCCGCATCGGCCGTTACCTCGCGCAGCACGGGCGCAAGCTGATCGGGTGGGACGAGATCCTCGAGGGCGACAACCTGCCGCCCGGCGCCACGGTGATGTCCTGGCGCGGCATCGACGGCGCGATCAAGGCGGCGCTGCTGGGCCACGACGTGGTGATGTCGCCCTCGCCGGGGCTCTATTTCGACCACGTGCAGAGCGACCTGGCCGGCGAGTACGCCAGCCGGTACGGCGTCGAATCGCTCGAGGACGTATACGGTCTGGAGGTCGTTCCCGGCGTGCTCGACGCGACGCAGGCGAAGCACGTGCTGGGGGTGCAGGCCAATGCGTGGACCGAGCACATGCCCACCATGGCGCACGTCGAGCACCAGGTGTTCCCGCGGCTGGACGCGCTCAGCGAAGTGGCATGGTCGCCCGTCGCGAGCCGCGACTGGCCCGGCTTCCTCGCCCGCCTGCCGGCGCAGCTGGCGCGCTACCGTGCGCAGCACGTCAACGTGGCCGACAGCGCCTTCGCGGTGGACATCGGCGTCGACCGCAACGTCGCGCTGGCCACCGGCAAGGCCACGGTGACGCTCGCCAACCAGGCGGACTTCGGCGCGATCCACTACACGCTGGACAGCAGCGCGCCGACGCCGGCCTCGCCACGCTACGACGCACCGCTCAACCTGGCGCTGCCGGCCACCGTGCGCGCCGCCAGCTTCGCCAGCGACGGCACCGCGCTCGCCGCGCCGCGCCAGCGCGTGCTGGACCGCGCCAGCCTGCTTTCGCTACCCGGCACGGCGCTGGCGAACTGCCCCGGCAGCGACTTCCGCCTGCTGTTGCAGCCGACGCCGGACGCGACGAGCACCCAGCCGGTCTATGCGGTGAACCTGTTCGACACCTGCCAGCAGTTCCCGCCCACGCTGATGGACGGGGTCGGCGCGATCCATGTCGATGCGGTGCGGTTGCCGCGCAATTTCGCGCTGGCGCACGAGCAGAAGCTGGTCGTCTCGCGCCCGCACGCCACGCCGTTCGGCGAGCTGGTGGTGCACGCCGACCGCTGCGACGGCCCGGTGCTGGCCAGCCTGGCACTCCCCGACCCGGCGCACGGCCCGCGTCGGTTCGGGCTTGATGCGAAGCTGCCTGCGCTGGAAGGCGAGCACCGCCTGTGCCTCGTCTACACCGCGCCCACCGACGGTCCGCTGTATGCACTGGATCGCGTCTCGCTGGAAACCAGGCCATGA